ATCCGAAACGGCGCCCGCCGGATCAAGTTGGTCACGAACGTGCGTGCCGTCGCCGCCTTGCGGTCATCGCGGATCTCGAAGTAGACCCACTTGCTGGCCCGGTCGATGGCCGCGAACAGGAAACAGCGGTCGGACTCCTCGGGCAGCTGCGGCAGGTACTTGATGTCGACGTGGACGAAGCCCGGTTCGTAGTCCTTGAAGGTATTGCGGCGCTTGGTGGTTTCCGCCGATTCGCCCAGCTGCTGGGCCCGCAACGCCTTCAGATTATTGACCCCGTTGCGCTTCAGGCAGCGCAACAGAGCGGCCCGGGATAGGCTCGCGTCCAGAAAGTCCCGGCCCACCCGGAGCAGGTCGTCCACGGGCAGCAGGAACAACTGACGCAGCTCCACGAGGACGGCCTCGGTTTCCGGGGCCATGGTCGTCGGAATCCGGTGCGGCACATGCGAGCCGTCTTCCACTGTCCGGCGCCGCTTCCACTTGCGGACCGTGGTCTCGGACAGGCCCAGCTCCCGGGCCAACTTGGTCGTACCCTTGTCGGACTCCTGGATATAGCGTCGAATCCGAGGCGTGGTGGTGGCATTGTCATGGAGGGGCGTGCTCAAGCCTCAATCTCCTCCAACAGGTACTCAATCACCGACCGCGCCTCAAAATACATCAGGCTCCGGGGAGGGAGACAAGCACCCGAGTCCTTACAATTACGCGGCCGAGGGCCTGGACGACGCCCTATGCCTATACAACACCATGCTTGGCAAGTGTTTGAACTACCGAACAACCTTGGAGGCTTTCACAGACGAGCTCGAGGCCCTTGCGATTGCAATTTGAATGTGCCGGCCCCGTAAAAGCCAAGAGCAAAAGGGTTTATAGGCCACTGTAGGGACTATTTTTTATTGAACCCTCCCTTGCACATTAAAAGTCTTATTTTTTATACTTTTTCTTCTAGTTATATCCCTAACAGGCCTGGTGGCCCGAAGGGCATATCTGATATTTTCTAATATATTCTTATAACCTGTAAGAAAAATAAAAATCCATGTTTTTGGCTTTGATGGATCATAACAAGAACTTTTCAAAAAAGAAATGAAAGATACGTAATACCTTTTAGCATTTTTATTCTTCCAACCGTACAAAAACCATAACTGGGAAAGATTTCTTTTTATTCTTTTTGTGTTTGCTCGGCTCCCATCAGGGTTGGTAATTCCCCATTTTTTTATGGATTCTTCTATTATATCAGCCGCATAATTTTTATCAGGGCACTCTGACGTGGTATTTTTCCCAGTTTTCCTAAATAGGGCCATTGTTTGATCTAGCATATGAATTTCTGAAATTAGGGATATTCTTAACCAAAATTCGAAATCCTCTCCCTGTTCCAGGTTCTCCTTAAAGTATCCAATGCTTTCTATTAAGCTGCTACGTAGCATTACACAAATTGTTGAAATTGAGAAATCACCTAGTAGCTGACCATATAACCACCCGGAATAATCTGGATCAATAGAGGGTGGCTCTGCTTTATTTAGGAAATGCAAAGATTCTTGCTTGATAGGGGGATTGGGGTTATTTGTCCGCCACTCCTCCACTTTTCCATATATAAGATGTATATGGGGGTTGCTTTCTAGGTAAGTAACTTGGCTAGTCAATTTCCCTGGTAACCAGATATCATCTGCATCTAAAAATGCTATATATTCCCCAGTAGCGATCTCCAAACCCTTGTTCCGCGCAGAGGATATACCTCCATTTTCCTTTTTTTCTATTATTATATTATCTTTGTATAAAAGTAATATGTCTTCGGTATTGTCGGTTGACCCGTCGTCCACTACTATAATTTCTTTGTTAGGGTAGTCTTGTTCCAGGACACTATCCAAAGCCTCTGATATAAATGGTTCAGCATTATATGTAGGAATGATAACGGAAACTAGCGGCAGCTCTGCATTCTCCCAATTCTCTGGGATGAGGCAGTGATTTCCTGCCTCCCGTTCCTTTTCCAGTTCGGGGGCAGGATCCGGGCTCTTTTCCGTGTGAGTAGTCTCCGATGCCCATTTGAAAGATGTCGGGTGGGGGAAGGGGGAAGTATTCATTGTGCCCTCTACGACCTTTGCTTATGAATTATTTTTTAGGTTATTACCTTCTCTTTAATCTATCCCTATTCATTTTTTTAGGTTTTGTAAAAATAAAATAAAAACAAAAACATAAAGACCATCTAGAGATAATAGTTCTTAAACTTTTTGGTGCCTGCCTTAGTCCTAGCCCCCCCTTTTGAGGATTAACTTCCTGGGTGCTTATTGATTTAAGCATTTGATATATTTTTATTTTATTTTTTTTAAAAAAAATGGGATGCGATTGGCTATGGTAGCGCAAGGAGCGGTATTTTAAGAATTTTTTGCATTAAAATTATTTAAATGCATAGTTCCAGAATTACAATTCAAGATCCATAAAACTTGACTTTAGCAAGCTTATAAAAAAATATGAATAGTAAAGTGTTCCCTCATTAAAATGGAGGGAAGATTCATAAGAATGACCTATACCCAATATTTGTGGGGTGGGAGTAGGCTCATCCTGGGTGACACGGACTCGCACTTCGCCACCGGACTGGTCCAGCTCCCCGTCCTGGACCCCCAAGGGGCTTGGATATCCAAAATCTGAGCGTAAAGGTCGGTATCACGCATTCACCGTGTCCCTGATTGAAGTCGGGGGCACCCAAACAAATCCGAGAAGCGCCACTTTTTTATGTCTTTTTACTTTTAACTTTACCTTCATTTTACTCGCTATTAGCACACCTTTGCTGGCACCTTGAAGTGGACCCCAAAAACTGGACAGGGGTAGAAGTAAACGGCTGAGGGATTATCCTCGGGCTCTGAAAGGAGCCTTCCCCGTGTCCCGAGCCAAAGGCAAGCGCCTCAGCCCCGAATTCAAGGCCCGCGTCGCTCTGGAAGCCGCCAAGGGCGCCAAGACGACCAGCGAGATCGCCAGCGAGTATCAGGTGCATCCGGCGCAGATCAGCCAGTGGAAGCGCCAGCTGCTTGAGGGTCTTCCGGAGCTGTTCGAGTCCAAGCGCCGCAGCAAAGCGCCTTCGGCCGAGGAGTTGACCGCCCCGCTGTACGAGGAGATTGGCCGCCTCAAGATTGAGGTGGACTTTCTCCAAAAAAAGTCCAAGCAGATCAAGGAGTAGGCCGATGGCAAATCGAACCAGCTCATCCCCGGCTTTCGGTTCAGCGCCAATGCAACCTGCTCGGCCTGCCCCGGTCCACGTACTATCGCCAGCCGGCC
This window of the Thiohalorhabdus sp. Cl-TMA genome carries:
- a CDS encoding integrase core domain-containing protein; amino-acid sequence: MSTPLHDNATTTPRIRRYIQESDKGTTKLARELGLSETTVRKWKRRRTVEDGSHVPHRIPTTMAPETEAVLVELRQLFLLPVDDLLRVGRDFLDASLSRAALLRCLKRNGVNNLKALRAQQLGESAETTKRRNTFKDYEPGFVHVDIKYLPQLPEESDRCFLFAAIDRASKWVYFEIRDDRKAATARTFVTNLIRRAPFRITHLLTDNEAAFTDRLNRPQGEPSGKHPVDQLCAEQGIAHRLIPPRQPETNGLVERFNGRISEVLASVHLRNREELEATLERYRRLYNGQIPQKNLGARTPVEVLKAYYESNPDRFWRKPHNPPSPDT
- a CDS encoding glycosyltransferase, with amino-acid sequence MNTSPFPHPTSFKWASETTHTEKSPDPAPELEKEREAGNHCLIPENWENAELPLVSVIIPTYNAEPFISEALDSVLEQDYPNKEIIVVDDGSTDNTEDILLLYKDNIIIEKKENGGISSARNKGLEIATGEYIAFLDADDIWLPGKLTSQVTYLESNPHIHLIYGKVEEWRTNNPNPPIKQESLHFLNKAEPPSIDPDYSGWLYGQLLGDFSISTICVMLRSSLIESIGYFKENLEQGEDFEFWLRISLISEIHMLDQTMALFRKTGKNTTSECPDKNYAADIIEESIKKWGITNPDGSRANTKRIKRNLSQLWFLYGWKNKNAKRYYVSFISFLKSSCYDPSKPKTWIFIFLTGYKNILENIRYALRATRPVRDITRRKSIKNKTFNVQGRVQ